A single region of the Calonectris borealis chromosome 21, bCalBor7.hap1.2, whole genome shotgun sequence genome encodes:
- the MRRF gene encoding ribosome-recycling factor, mitochondrial isoform X5: protein MAMALRRFRHLPSLLYRSSFAMIRGLPQAPAGCPALLLDGCRQCAQQMMLTRQLATKKAKGKGQTQARMNISAALVEDIINLEETNEDMQAVVEALKEDFSRNLSVRTSPGALDHIIVVTKDGKFPLNQLGQISQKSPQLIIVNMTNFPESTAAAMKAIRESGMNLNPEVDGTIIRVPIPKEDLPSVLPCSSGVQGLLLLAPFSLAGCWLAAQGVPS from the exons ATGGCTATGGCACTAAGGCGCTTCCGTCATCTGCCTTCCCTGCTTTATCGTTCGTCGTTCGCAATGATACGGGGGCTGCCGCAGGCTCCTgcaggctgcccagccctgctcctggatGGCTGCAGGCAGTGTGCCCAGCAGATGATGCTGACCAGACAGCTAGCTACCAAAAAAG CTAAAGGTAAAGGGCAGACTCAAGCCAGAATGAATATCAGTGCCGCCCTAGTTGAGGATATTATCAACTTGGAGGAAACCAATGAAGACATGCAGGCAGTGGTAGAAGCTCTGAAAGAAGATTTCAGCAGAAATCTCAGTGTTAGAACCTCACCAG GGGCCCTTGATCACATAATCGTGGTGACAAAAGACGGGAAGTTTCCGCTGAACCAGCTGGGGCAGATCTCACAGAAGTCACCACAGCTCATTATAGTGAACATGACCAATTTTCCAGAG AGCACAGCTGCAGCTATGAAGGCTATAAGGGAGAGTGGCATGAACCTGAACCCAGAAGTGGATGGGACAATAATTCGGGTGCCAATTCCTAA GGAAGATCTGCCTAGCGTGCTCCCTTGTTCCTCTGGTGTGCAAGGGTTGCTGCTCCTGGCCCCGTTCTCCCTGGCTGGTTGTTGGTTGGCAGCCCAGGGGGTCCCGAGTTAA
- the MRRF gene encoding ribosome-recycling factor, mitochondrial isoform X4 codes for MAMALRRFRHLPSLLYRSSFAMIRGLPQAPAGCPALLLDGCRQCAQQMMLTRQLATKKAKGKGQTQARMNISAALVEDIINLEETNEDMQAVVEALKEDFSRNLSVRTSPGALDHIIVVTKDGKFPLNQLGQISQKSPQLIIVNMTNFPESTAAAMKAIRESGMNLNPEVDGTIIRVPIPKVTREHRESLAKLAKQSTNKSKEALRKVRSKSVNQVKKFKSKVSEDTIWLLEKQQVSNSAFP; via the exons ATGGCTATGGCACTAAGGCGCTTCCGTCATCTGCCTTCCCTGCTTTATCGTTCGTCGTTCGCAATGATACGGGGGCTGCCGCAGGCTCCTgcaggctgcccagccctgctcctggatGGCTGCAGGCAGTGTGCCCAGCAGATGATGCTGACCAGACAGCTAGCTACCAAAAAAG CTAAAGGTAAAGGGCAGACTCAAGCCAGAATGAATATCAGTGCCGCCCTAGTTGAGGATATTATCAACTTGGAGGAAACCAATGAAGACATGCAGGCAGTGGTAGAAGCTCTGAAAGAAGATTTCAGCAGAAATCTCAGTGTTAGAACCTCACCAG GGGCCCTTGATCACATAATCGTGGTGACAAAAGACGGGAAGTTTCCGCTGAACCAGCTGGGGCAGATCTCACAGAAGTCACCACAGCTCATTATAGTGAACATGACCAATTTTCCAGAG AGCACAGCTGCAGCTATGAAGGCTATAAGGGAGAGTGGCATGAACCTGAACCCAGAAGTGGATGGGACAATAATTCGGGTGCCAATTCCTAA GGTAACGAGAGAGCACAGGGAGAGCCTGGCCAAGCTCGCCAAGCAGTCCACCAACAAGTCCAAAGAGGCCCTGAGAAAGGTGCGAAGCAAAAGCGTCAACCAGGTAAAGAAGTTCAAGAGCAAAGTGTCTGAAGACACCATCTGGCTGCTAGAAaagcag CAGGTCTCTAACTCTGCCTTCCCCTGA
- the MRRF gene encoding ribosome-recycling factor, mitochondrial isoform X1 — MAMALRRFRHLPSLLYRSSFAMIRGLPQAPAGCPALLLDGCRQCAQQMMLTRQLATKKAKGKGQTQARMNISAALVEDIINLEETNEDMQAVVEALKEDFSRNLSVRTSPGALDHIIVVTKDGKFPLNQLGQISQKSPQLIIVNMTNFPESTAAAMKAIRESGMNLNPEVDGTIIRVPIPKVTREHRESLAKLAKQSTNKSKEALRKVRSKSVNQVKKFKSKVSEDTIWLLEKQSLRPVPVLTVRMQHWHRITEGWWAPPGRASYCPSTLLAFIRTLGFVSGGDPVIPFPLNSGIT, encoded by the exons ATGGCTATGGCACTAAGGCGCTTCCGTCATCTGCCTTCCCTGCTTTATCGTTCGTCGTTCGCAATGATACGGGGGCTGCCGCAGGCTCCTgcaggctgcccagccctgctcctggatGGCTGCAGGCAGTGTGCCCAGCAGATGATGCTGACCAGACAGCTAGCTACCAAAAAAG CTAAAGGTAAAGGGCAGACTCAAGCCAGAATGAATATCAGTGCCGCCCTAGTTGAGGATATTATCAACTTGGAGGAAACCAATGAAGACATGCAGGCAGTGGTAGAAGCTCTGAAAGAAGATTTCAGCAGAAATCTCAGTGTTAGAACCTCACCAG GGGCCCTTGATCACATAATCGTGGTGACAAAAGACGGGAAGTTTCCGCTGAACCAGCTGGGGCAGATCTCACAGAAGTCACCACAGCTCATTATAGTGAACATGACCAATTTTCCAGAG AGCACAGCTGCAGCTATGAAGGCTATAAGGGAGAGTGGCATGAACCTGAACCCAGAAGTGGATGGGACAATAATTCGGGTGCCAATTCCTAA GGTAACGAGAGAGCACAGGGAGAGCCTGGCCAAGCTCGCCAAGCAGTCCACCAACAAGTCCAAAGAGGCCCTGAGAAAGGTGCGAAGCAAAAGCGTCAACCAGGTAAAGAAGTTCAAGAGCAAAGTGTCTGAAGACACCATCTGGCTGCTAGAAaagcag AGCCTTCGACCAGTCCCTGTTCTCACTGTACGGATGCAACACTGGCACAGAATCACTGAGGGCTGGTGGGCGCCCCCAGGAAGAGCCAGTTATTGCCCCAGCACTCTTTTGGCTTTTATTAGGACGTTAGGCTTTGTTTCAGGAGGTGATCCAGTCATTCCTTTCCCTTTAAACTCTGGCATCACCTAG
- the MRRF gene encoding ribosome-recycling factor, mitochondrial isoform X2: MAMALRRFRHLPSLLYRSSFAMIRGLPQAPAGCPALLLDGCRQCAQQMMLTRQLATKKAKGKGQTQARMNISAALVEDIINLEETNEDMQAVVEALKEDFSRNLSVRTSPGALDHIIVVTKDGKFPLNQLGQISQKSPQLIIVNMTNFPESTAAAMKAIRESGMNLNPEVDGTIIRVPIPKVTREHRESLAKLAKQSTNKSKEALRKVRSKSVNQVKKFKSKVSEDTIWLLEKQIQQMADSAAAEMDKLLAAKTKELLG, translated from the exons ATGGCTATGGCACTAAGGCGCTTCCGTCATCTGCCTTCCCTGCTTTATCGTTCGTCGTTCGCAATGATACGGGGGCTGCCGCAGGCTCCTgcaggctgcccagccctgctcctggatGGCTGCAGGCAGTGTGCCCAGCAGATGATGCTGACCAGACAGCTAGCTACCAAAAAAG CTAAAGGTAAAGGGCAGACTCAAGCCAGAATGAATATCAGTGCCGCCCTAGTTGAGGATATTATCAACTTGGAGGAAACCAATGAAGACATGCAGGCAGTGGTAGAAGCTCTGAAAGAAGATTTCAGCAGAAATCTCAGTGTTAGAACCTCACCAG GGGCCCTTGATCACATAATCGTGGTGACAAAAGACGGGAAGTTTCCGCTGAACCAGCTGGGGCAGATCTCACAGAAGTCACCACAGCTCATTATAGTGAACATGACCAATTTTCCAGAG AGCACAGCTGCAGCTATGAAGGCTATAAGGGAGAGTGGCATGAACCTGAACCCAGAAGTGGATGGGACAATAATTCGGGTGCCAATTCCTAA GGTAACGAGAGAGCACAGGGAGAGCCTGGCCAAGCTCGCCAAGCAGTCCACCAACAAGTCCAAAGAGGCCCTGAGAAAGGTGCGAAGCAAAAGCGTCAACCAGGTAAAGAAGTTCAAGAGCAAAGTGTCTGAAGACACCATCTGGCTGCTAGAAaagcag ATCCAGCAAATGGCAGACAGCGCTGCAGCAGAGATGGACAAGCTGCTGGCAGCGAAGACCAAGGAGCTGCTTGGATAA
- the MRRF gene encoding ribosome-recycling factor, mitochondrial isoform X3 produces the protein MAMALRRFRHLPSLLYRSSFAMIRGLPQAPAGCPALLLDGCRQCAQQMMLTRQLATKKGALDHIIVVTKDGKFPLNQLGQISQKSPQLIIVNMTNFPESTAAAMKAIRESGMNLNPEVDGTIIRVPIPKVTREHRESLAKLAKQSTNKSKEALRKVRSKSVNQVKKFKSKVSEDTIWLLEKQSLRPVPVLTVRMQHWHRITEGWWAPPGRASYCPSTLLAFIRTLGFVSGGDPVIPFPLNSGIT, from the exons ATGGCTATGGCACTAAGGCGCTTCCGTCATCTGCCTTCCCTGCTTTATCGTTCGTCGTTCGCAATGATACGGGGGCTGCCGCAGGCTCCTgcaggctgcccagccctgctcctggatGGCTGCAGGCAGTGTGCCCAGCAGATGATGCTGACCAGACAGCTAGCTACCAAAAAAG GGGCCCTTGATCACATAATCGTGGTGACAAAAGACGGGAAGTTTCCGCTGAACCAGCTGGGGCAGATCTCACAGAAGTCACCACAGCTCATTATAGTGAACATGACCAATTTTCCAGAG AGCACAGCTGCAGCTATGAAGGCTATAAGGGAGAGTGGCATGAACCTGAACCCAGAAGTGGATGGGACAATAATTCGGGTGCCAATTCCTAA GGTAACGAGAGAGCACAGGGAGAGCCTGGCCAAGCTCGCCAAGCAGTCCACCAACAAGTCCAAAGAGGCCCTGAGAAAGGTGCGAAGCAAAAGCGTCAACCAGGTAAAGAAGTTCAAGAGCAAAGTGTCTGAAGACACCATCTGGCTGCTAGAAaagcag AGCCTTCGACCAGTCCCTGTTCTCACTGTACGGATGCAACACTGGCACAGAATCACTGAGGGCTGGTGGGCGCCCCCAGGAAGAGCCAGTTATTGCCCCAGCACTCTTTTGGCTTTTATTAGGACGTTAGGCTTTGTTTCAGGAGGTGATCCAGTCATTCCTTTCCCTTTAAACTCTGGCATCACCTAG